From the Pomacea canaliculata isolate SZHN2017 linkage group LG4, ASM307304v1, whole genome shotgun sequence genome, one window contains:
- the LOC112563346 gene encoding uncharacterized protein LOC112563346, translated as MLPGLKAFRINCARHQAKMVLGFEKMRASLCLVMVLQLSCFADTEALSCAKLCSLHQIHESAEDAARELLCLSSCQHRQAEFTHAVNENKQTDGEEFSDDLSRAYMAGLDKRGSWNKRGRDNYWGAEDKRFYLTDSTRPFHLQSRGSWNKRQALHLETGDVQSDRVDVDVRGSWNKRGPDSLENRESSRSRCRTRNAEDRNWNEQGATVCDDTDDEETDSLQVPFEWPINVDIRGSWNKRGSWNKRGSWNKRGSWNKRGSWNKRGSWSKRDTRFMEGRHFNKETDKVKEQGALAFSYNEDAKSPAHEENADKHLKVVVAKEEVTTKSKPVGTDEQSRWNYSQRHQIAVAQRGSWNKRIPLHLNIRFPLSSQKRGSWNKRSLLKLPENSEEMNYPGRAVHRNGYAATLLPVRWALR; from the exons ATGCTGCCAGGTCTTAAAGCCTTCAGAATTAATTGTGCGCGACATCAAGCCAAAATG GTTTTGGGATTTGAGAAAATGAGAGCATCTCTCTGTCTTGTGATGGTGCTGCAGCTGTCCTGTTTTGCTGATACAGAGGCACTGAGCTGTGCCAAGCTGTGTTCCCTTCATCAGATACACGAATCAGCTGAAGACGCTGCTAGAGAACTCTTGTGTCTGTCGTCATGTCAACATCGTCAGGCAGAATTCAC CCACGCAGTGAACGAGAACAAGCAAACAGACGGCGAAGAATTCTCAGACGATTTATCACGAGCGTACATGGCGGGTTTAGACAAACGAGGGAGCTGGAACAAGCGTGGGAGGGATAATTACTGGGGAGCAGAAGATAAACGTTTCTACCTGACCGATTCCACCAGACCGTTCCACCTACAGAGCCGCGGCAGCTGGAACAAACGCCAAGCGCTCCATCTGGAAACCGGAGACGTCCAGAGCGACCGTGTCGACGTGGACGTGAGAGGAAGCTGGAACAAACGCGGTCCAGACAGCTTAGAAAATAGAGAGAGCAGCAGAAGCAGATGCAGAACAAGAAATGCCGAGGACAGAAACTGGAACGAGCAGGGAGCCACGGTCTGCGATGACACGGACGACGAAGAAACAGACAGCCTTCAGGTACCATTTGAGTGGCCGATCAACGTTGATATTAGAGGAAGCTGGAATAAGAGAGGAAGCTGGAATAAGAGAGGAAGTTGGAATAAAAGAGGAAGCTGGAATAAAAGAGGGAGTTGGAATAAAAGAGGGAGTTGGAGCAAACGGGATACTCGCTTCATGGAGGGTAGACACTTCAACAAAGAGACAGACAAGGTCAAAGAGCAAGGAGCCTTAGCTTTCAGTTATAACGAAGATGCAAAATCTCCAGCGCATGAAGAAAACGCAGACAAACATCTAAAAGTGGTTGTTGCCAAGGAAGAGGTCACGACCAAAAGTAAGCCTGTCGGCACTGATGAACAAAGTCGCTGGAACTATAGTCAACGTCATCAAATCGCTGTTGCACAGAGAGGCAGCTGGAATAAACGGATCCCTTTGCACTTAAATATCCGCTTTCCACTCTCCTCTCAGAAGAGAGGAAGCTGGAATAAAAGATCCTTGCTTAAGTTGCCCGAGAACAGTGAGGAGATGAACTACCCCGGACGAGCAGTTCATCGGAATGGGTATGCGGCAACGCTGTTACCTGTCAGGTGGGCCTTGAGATGA